The following coding sequences are from one Musa acuminata AAA Group cultivar baxijiao chromosome BXJ1-6, Cavendish_Baxijiao_AAA, whole genome shotgun sequence window:
- the LOC135677924 gene encoding oligopeptide transporter 5-like, whose protein sequence is MADEEGSSILDDSPIEQVRLTVPPTDDNTLQVLTFRTWLIGIPICILESVSAALSFYRQQMFYFSHVCINMMVFIAGKLMANMLPNKVIRMPYTNWSFSLNPGPFNLKEHVVTSMLAGTASASAGFEILTISKIFYHKDIPLLPAMLLVLSIQFLGYGFAGIFMKLLVDSPYMWWPSTLVDVSFYRALHEPEKRAKGKLSRYQFFVVVIVATFTYSIVPVYLFPSITALSFVCWIWKDSITMQQIGSGFNGLGIGSFALDWMTMSSYLNSPLAVPAFVVVNMMAGFILILYVLIPLSYWNNAYDAKRFPIFSSSIFDIDG, encoded by the exons ATGGCCGATGAAGAAG GTTCTTCGATTCTGGATGACTCTCCGATCGAGCAAGTTCGGTTGACAGTCCCACCAACAGATGATAACACATTGCAGGTCTTGACATTCCGAACATGGCTTATCGGAATCCCCATTTGCATCCTCGAGTCCGTAAGTGCAGCATTATCCTTTTACCGACAGCAAATGTTCTATTTTTCACATGTCTGCATCAACATGATGGTGTTCATTGCTGGGAAACTAATGGCTAACATGCTACCGAACAAAGTGATAAGAATGCCATACACAAACTGGAGTTTCTCGTTGAATCCGGGACCCTTCAACTTGAAAGAACATGTGGTGACCTCCATGTTGGCCGGCACGGCAAGTGCTTCTGCCGGCTTTGAAATATTAACCATATCCAAGATCTTCTACCACAAGGATATCCCGTTACTGCCGGCCATGCTGCTGGTGCTATCGATTCAG TTTCTCGGATATGGGTTTGCTGGCATATTCATGAAGTTGCTAGTGGACTCGCCTTATATGTGGTGGCCTTCGACTCTAGTAGATGTCTCCTTCTACAG AGCATTACACGAGCCGGAGAAAAGAGCCAAAGGAAAATTGTCACGATATCAGTTTTTTGTCGTAGTCATCGTTGCAACTTTTACCTACAGTATTGTTCCTGTTTACCTTTTTCCTTCTATCACGGCTCTATCGTTCGTTTGTTGGATATGGAAAGACTCGATAACTATGCAGCAAATTGGTTCTGGATTCAATGGATTAGGCATCGGGTCCTTTGCGTTGGATTGGATGACCATGTCATCCTACCTGAACAGTCCTCTGGCAGTTCCTGCATTTGTGGTGGTCAACATGATGGCCGGATTCATTCTTATTCTTTATGTTCTAATACCATTATCTTATTGGAATAATGCGTACGATGCCAAACGCTTTCCTATTTTTTCATCAAGTATTTTTGACATCGATGGGTAA